The Lycium ferocissimum isolate CSIRO_LF1 chromosome 1, AGI_CSIRO_Lferr_CH_V1, whole genome shotgun sequence genome includes a region encoding these proteins:
- the LOC132067240 gene encoding LEAF RUST 10 DISEASE-RESISTANCE LOCUS RECEPTOR-LIKE PROTEIN KINASE-like 2.5: NLQSLFMAEKSVSVLFIAILFFTLADGTLSMYLNSSACITQSCGNGVKISYPFWIPDKQPSHCGLPAFNVTCNKLKPSLHISGEEFIIKEVFYTNHSILLAKADVIDEDNRCPVPRHNFSIRGTPFSSGPNTKDLFFFYDCTQRYARETYALDCASNTSQYSFAVYKADLLKYYNYSVESCQDPVNALVEVDSLDRLLKMNYRQVLLGGFFLQWDGTNCRDCQNSGGHCGAQSNEFMCICKDQTQPKTCLHGSKRIGLKVAIALSAVGAALAVTCCLMCCLRIRKTKKTSTRKHNVEVLLRQYGSLAPTAYSYSDIKKMTNSFKEKLGEGGYGGVYKGNLNGHPVAVKILKETKGNGEEFINEVASIGQTSHVNVVNLLGFCLNSREKALIYEFMPNGSLDKHIYNEDSNMEWEMLYKIALGVARGLEYLHRGCNSRILHFDIKPHNILLDEDFCPKISDFGLAKFCTRKESIMSTMEARGTIGYIAPEVFSRNFGGVSHKSDVYSYGMMVLEMVGGRKNYNDERSHNSEIYFPRWAYQRILLDEDLNIRDMMTNEEEEIAKKMILVGLWCIQTDPLQRPAIDKVIEMLESSLETLQIPPKPFIGSPSRSEGSPLNTLEQPAKPFRFSTLSTTLESTASTIV; encoded by the exons AACCTTCAAAGCCTATTCATGGCCGAGAAATCTGTTTCTGTTCTTTTCATTGCCATTCTGTTCTTCACTTTAGCAGATGGCACTCTGTCTATGTACCTCAATTCTAGCGCTTGCATTACACAGAGTTGTGGTAATGGGGTGAAGATATCATACCCCTTTTGGATTCCTGATAAACAACCATCCCACTGTGGCTTACCAGCTTTTAATGTCACCTGCAACAAACTAAAACCATCTCTTCATATTTCTGGGGAGGAATTTATTATTAAAGAAGTATTTTATACAAACCATTCGATTCTGCTAGCCAAAGCAGATGTGATTGATGAAGACAACAGATGTCCAGTACCAAGACATAATTTTAGCATCAGGGGTACTCCATTTTCCTCGGGGCCTAACACTAAAgatctcttcttcttctatgaCTGCACTCAACGTTATGCAAGAGAGACATATGCTTTGGATTGTGCCAGCAATACCAGCCAATATTCTTTTGCGGTTTATAAAGCTGATCTTCTGAAGTACTATAACTATTCAGTCGAATCGTGTCAGGATCCTGTTAATGCCCTTGTTGAGGTTGATTCTCTAGATAGATTGCTAAAAATGAATTACAGACAAGTTCTGCTAGGGGGATTCTTTCTGCAGTGGGATGGGACTAATTGTAGAGATTGCCAGAATAGTGGAGGGCACTGTGGTGCTCAAAGTAATGAGTTTATGTGCATTTGCAAAGACCAAACCCAGCCCAAAACATGCCTTCATG GAAGTAAAAGAATCGGATTGAAGGTTGCAATAG CATTATCTGCGGTTGGAGCTGCATTAGCGGTAACCTGCTGCTTGATGTGCTGCTTACGAATTAGGAAAACAAAGAAGACGTCAACAAGAAAACACAATGTTGAAGTCTTGCTGAGGCAGTATGGATCCCTAGCCCCAACGGCATATAGCTATTCAGACATTAAGAAAATGACAAATTCCTTTAaagagaaacttggagaagggGGTTATGGAGGGGTCTACAAAGGTAACCTTAATGGTCATCCTGTTGCTGTGAAGATCTTAAAAGAGACGAAGGGGAATGGAGAAGAGTTCATTAACGAAGTTGCAAGCATCGGTCAAACTTCTCATGTCAACGTTGTTAATCTGTTGGgattttgtttgaatagtcGGGAAAAAGCTCTTATTTATGAGTTCATGCCAAATGGATCTCTTGATAAACACATATACAATGAAGATTCTAACATGGAATGGGAGATGTTGTACAAAATTGCACTCGGGGTAGCTCGAGGATTGGAATATTTGCATAGAGGGTGCAACTCCCGAATTTTGCATTTTGACATAAAACCTCACAACATTCTCCTGGACGAGGACTTTTGTCCCAAGATATCTGATTTCGGTTTAGCAAAATTTTGTACTCGAAAAGAGAGCATAATGTCTACAATGGAAGCTCGAGGAACCATCGGTTACATAGCTCCAGAGGTGTTTAGTAGAAATTTTGGAGGAGTGTCACACAAATCTGATGTTTACAGCTATGGAATGATGGTTCTCGAAATGGTTGGAGGAAGAAAGAACTACAATGATGAAAGAAGCCATAACAGTGAGATATACTTTCCACGTTGGGCTTATCAACGAATTTTGCTGGATGAAGACCTAAATATAAGAGATATGATGaccaatgaagaagaagagattgCGAAGAAAATGATATTAGTTGGTTTGTGGTGCATCCAAACAGACCCCTTGCAAAGGCcagccattgataaggtaatTGAAATGTTAGAAAGCAGCTTGGAGACCTTGCAAATCCCACCAAAACCTTTCATAGGTTCTCCATCACGATCAGAAGGATCGCCATTGAACACTTTGGAGCAACCAGCAAAGCCATTCAGATTTTCTACTTTGAGTACGACGCTCGAGTCTACAGCCTCAACAATTGTATAA